In Lachancea thermotolerans CBS 6340 chromosome H complete sequence, a single genomic region encodes these proteins:
- a CDS encoding class I SAM-dependent methyltransferase (similar to uniprot|P38892 Saccharomyces cerevisiae YHR209W Putative S-adenosylmethionine-dependent methyltransferase of the seven beta-strand family), which produces MDHQRSRPKYIQLTREMSTYSENSFNSDFYQEKRPRYPESLYQEILSYHSGDLKLAIDVGCGTGISTLPLLKSFERVVGCDPSSTMLESAKKFKDKITVKDINRIEYSVCGAEDLTSLFASDSIDLVTGAESIHWVDEERFFKQAFQVLKPNGTLAYWFYVEPIFIEHPQANEIYEEFVYEDPAYMGPQWKPGKEKLRVYGEQIRIPEDKFTDIERHVYRPLVSKEKTAYFYGRDSMTVDDLRQYLRSWSAYHTWQQKFGEKGCDVAELLLDELKSKCGWDEANTRLKVEWGTAYYLARKKATTK; this is translated from the coding sequence ATGGATCACCAGAGAAGCCGTCCCAAGTATATTCAATTAACTAGAGAAATGTCGACGTACTCTGAGAACAGCTTCAACTCTGATTTTTATCAGGAAAAAAGACCTCGCTACCCTGAAAGCTTATACCAAGAAATTCTTTCCTACCATAGCGGTGACCTCAAACTTGCTATCGACGTAGGTTGTGGCACTGGGATATCTACTCTTCCGCTCCTCAAGAGTTTTGAGAGGGTTGTTGGATGTgatccttcttcaactATGCTAGAATCTGccaaaaaattcaaagacaaaattACCGTGAAAGACATTAACCGTATAGAATATAGCGTTTGCGGTGCAGAAGACCTCACGTCTTTATTTGCTTCCGATTCAATAGACTTGGTCACAGGCGCAGAATCAATTCACTGGGTTGACGAGGAGCGTTTTTTTAAGCAGGCCTTTCAAGTATTAAAGCCTAATGGGACACTCGCGTACTGGTTCTATGTCGAGCCCATTTTCATAGAACATCCTCAGGCGAATGAAATATACGAAGAATTTGTCTATGAGGACCCAGCCTACATGGGCCCTCAATGGAAGCCGGGAAAGGAGAAACTCAGAGTTTATGGGGAGCAGATTAGAATACCTGAGGACAAATTCACAGATATCGAAAGGCATGTGTATCGCCCTTTAGTATCTAAAGAGAAGACGGCATACTTTTATGGTCGGGATTCGATGACTGTCGATGATTTACGGCAGTActtgaggagctggagcgcCTACCATACTTGGCAGCAGAAATTTGGCGAAAAGGGCTGCGACGTCGCGGAATTAttgcttgatgagctcaaaAGCAAATGCGGCTGGGATGAAGCCAATACAAGGCTCAAAGTTGAATGGGGCACAGCGTACTACCTGGCACGGAAAAAAGCGACAACAAAATGA
- a CDS encoding KLTH0H09482p (highly similar to uniprot|Q06703 Saccharomyces cerevisiae YLR308W CDA2 Chitin deacetylase together with Cda1p involved in the biosynthesis ascospore wall component chitosan required for proper rigidity of the ascospore wall), protein MKFPISVLDHLSCKQVALLTAVVASVSAASNDSGVGQPVGGLISVRVGHSQTPFPEWLTEFTGLKEWPGIDPPYIPMDFIDFDQIPDYRSYEQGVCGANPRESCSFDCDHCVAPDDVFTCSKLSQTFDDGPSLATERLLDNLDHKTTFFNLGINIVNYPDVYKKILDGGHLVGTHTWSHPFLPSLSNEKIIAQLQWSIWAMNATGHHLPKWFRPPYGAIDNRVRAISRMFGLQAVLWDHDTFDWQLLVEDQSLRTEESIYRDIQDWKQSGTGLILEHDGAFKTVQVGINVGRILGNDQMTVAECVGGSDYIKSFQQEG, encoded by the coding sequence ATGAAATTTCCAATAAGTGTTCTTGACCATCTTTCCTGCAAGCAGGTTGCTCTATTGACTGCAGTCGTCGCTTCTGTTTCGGCTGCATCAAACGACTCTGGTGTGGGTCAACCTGTGGGAGGGCTTATTTCCGTGCGTGTGGGCCATTCGCAGACACCTTTTCCCGAATGGCTTACAGAATTCACTGGCCTTAAGGAATGGCCCGGGATTGATCCACCTTACATCCCCATGGATTTCATTGACTTTGATCAAATCCCTGACTATAGGAGTTACGAGCAAGGGGTGTGTGGTGCCAACCCGCGCGAGTCTTGTTCCTTTGACTGCGATCATTGTGTGGCACCAGACGATGTGTTCACCTGTAGCAAGCTTtcccaaacttttgatGATGGCCCATCTTTGGCTACGGAAAGGCTGCTCGATAACCTGGATCATAAAACCAcgttcttcaacttggGCATCAATATTGTGAATTACCCAGATGTGTATAAGAAGATCCTTGATGGGGGTCACTTAGTCGGCACCCACACTTGGTCTCAtccttttttgccaagctTGTCGAACGAAAAAATCATTGCACAGCTGCAGTGGTCTATCTGGGCAATGAACGCTACAGGACACCACTTGCCCAAATGGTTCCGGCCCCCTTATGGTGCCATTGACAATAGGGTTCGCGCCATTTCACGTATGTTTGGGCTACAGGCTGTTTTGTGGGACCATGACACTTTTGACTGGCAGTTACTCGTGGAAGACCAGAGCTTGAGGACTGAGGAAAGCATCTATAGAGATATCCAAGACTGGAAGCAGAGCGGAACGGGCTTAATACTAGAGCACGATggagctttcaaaactgtcCAGGTCGGAATAAATGTTGGAAGAATTTTGGGAAATGATCAAATGACTGTTGCAGAATGCGTAGGAGGCAGTGACTATATCAAATCCTTCCAACAGGAAGGTTAG
- the UBC12 gene encoding NEDD8-conjugating protein UBC12 (similar to uniprot|P52491 Saccharomyces cerevisiae YLR306W UBC12 Enzyme that mediates the conjugation of Rub1p a ubiquitin-like protein to other proteins related to E2 ubiquitin-conjugating enzymes): MLKLRQLQKQKQEQARQNGTIPAPGNAPVSACQLRLRKDLASLDIPPCVSIDVSECESNSRLYINITPDEGYYKCGHFKFCATFKDTYPIEPPKVTLLSKIFHPNIDLQGNVCLNILREDWSPVLDVQSILIGLLMLFLEPNATDPLNKVAADVLAANPHQFRRDVATSLRGGQVNGQWYDRVI; encoded by the exons ATG ctaaaACTTCGCCAGTtacagaaacaaaagcagGAGCAAGCAAGGCAAAACGGCACGATCCCTGCCCCCGGAAACGCACCAGTTAGCGCGTGCCAGCTCAGGCTTCGCAAAGATCTGGCTTCGCTTGACATTCCGCCATGCGTATCAATTGATGTATCCGAGTGCGAGTCGAACTCTAGGCTCTACATCAACATCACACCAGATGAGGGCTACTACAAATGTGGacatttcaagttttgcgCCACCTTCAAGGACACGTACCCTATTGAACCACCCAAAGTGACGCTATTGAGCAAGATATTCCACCCCAACATAGATTTGCAGGGAAATGTTTGTCTGAACATACTGAGGGAAGATTGGTCACCCGTTCTGGACGTGCAAAGTATCCTGATAGGCCTCCTCATGTTATTCCTAGAGCCCAATGCTACAGACCCCCTCAACAAGGTCGCAGCAGACGTTCTCGCCGCGAATCCACACCAGTTTCGCAGGGACGTAGCGACTTCGCTGCGCGGCGGTCAAGTGAACGGGCAGTGGTACGACCGCGTGATATGA